In Actinoplanes octamycinicus, the genomic window CGGGGCTCCCCGCGCCGATCGAGGTGGTCCTGGTGGTCGAGGGCAAAGCCCGGGACATCCCGCAGGCGCCGTCCGGCATCCGGATCGAACGTGCCTCCGGCTCGGGCGACGACAAAATCATCGACCTGGTCCGCGCCGAAGCGGCCAGCCGCCCCATCGTGGTGGTGACCGCCGACCGTGGCCTGCGCTCCCGGGCGATCGACCTCGGCGCCGAGATCCGCGGCCCGTCCTCGGTCCCCCGCTAGCCACACGACGCCGCAACCAGCGCCGACCGCCACTGCCGAGCCCACGCCACCTCGCGCCGACGCCAGCGTCCCTTCCGCGCCCAGCCCCGCTCGGTCCACACCCCTCGTCCAGCGCCGCACGGCCAACAACCCTCGCGCCCATACGCCGCACCCAGCACCGCTCGCTGCGCCACGCGTCCAGCGCCGCTCGCTCAGCGCCCCTCGCTCAACATCCCTCGCCCATGCCGCTCGTCCAACACCCCCCGGCGCCGCACCACTCTGTCCGGTCCGGCGGCCAGGCAGCGCCCTGGGGCATTGGGGCCCCTGGGCAGCGCCGTGGCTCGGCGTCGGCGTCGCGCAAGGGTTGGCTACGGCGCGGGACGGGCCGGGACAGCACCCGTGCCCGAAGCCAGCGCCGCGGCCCGGCGTGGGTCGTCGGACCGGGGCGTGGCAGGCGCCGCGGCCCGAGGCAGCACCGTGACCGCCGGAAGCACCGTGGCCCGGCGTGGCTTGTCGCGCCAGGAAGCGGCAGGCGCCGTGGGCCGAGGCAGCGTGGCCAACGCAGCACCACGGCCGGCGTGGGGTTGGCGCGCGGGGACGGGACGGGCAGCCCCGGGCCGGCGTAGGCCAGCGCAGTGCCGCGGTAGAAGCAGTGCAGCGCCGCGGCCCAGGGCAGCGCCGCGGCCCAGGGCAGCGGCGTGGCCCGAAGGCAGCGGCGTGACCCGAGGGCAGCGGCGTGGCCAGAGGGGAGATTGTCGAGCGAGGCTGGGCGGCGTGAGGGGTGCGGCGCGGGGCTGCGGGGCAGGGTGGTCAGGCGTTCGGGTGGGGGTGGCGGCTGCCGGGAAGTCGGCATGATCCACAATGGACGGGGTAAGAAACAGGGTGTCACCAGGGCGATCATTGGTGTCGATCGTCGGACTGGTGGTGCGTCTTTTGTGTCAGTGATGGGCAAAAGGGCGCGGCCCGGGCGGGCGGGTCCCGAGCTGGGCGTTAGGCTGTGTCGCAAGTGGGTTGAGTTACAGGAGGCCGAACGGGTGGCCAGTGTCGCCGAGGTCAGAGCGGCTGTGGACGCCGCGCTCCAGCAGGTGAACGAGGGGCAGGCGGCGATACAGGCGGCTCGTGAGAAGCTCGGCGAGGCCCAGCAGAGCCTGGCCGCGGCGCTCGACGGCAGCGCGCACGACGCCGTGGACACGGCCAAGGCGTCGCTGTCGCAGGCCGATCAGCAGCTCGAGGAATGCCTGACCGCCACGCTGGTCGCGGTCGAGGCCGCCCAGACCTACACGGCGACGCTCTGACGCGATGTCGCTGCTGCAGGAACTCGGCGCCCGGCTCCGGGCCGCCTCCGACGAGCTACCCGACGGTCTGGTCGTCGCCGCGCTGGAGAAACTGCGCAGCGCCACCGAGATCCTGAACTGGGTGCGCGAGGCGTCGGAGCACAAGATGGGCGTGCCCGAGCTCGGCAATGCCACCGAGCACGCGGAGCGCGCCGCCGCCGCGCTGCGTCTCGCGGAGGACGCGATCGAGAGCTATCTGGCCGCGCTCGGGCTGGGCGGCGACCCGGGGCGCCCGCAGGGTCAGGACTGGCGCGCCGCGCTGCGACCGGACCCGGAGCCGGAGCGTCCCGCCGAGCCCGGCGGCCAGCCGCCGGTGGAGCGGCTCGGCCCGTGGTGGCAGGAGCGGGTCGCCCAGCTGACCGGCGAGCCCGTGCCCAAAGATCAGAAGGAGTCCGGGCCGGACCGGGCGACCACCGCCGAGCTGCTGCGCCGGGTCGCCGCCGGGGTGCGGGCCGGGGACCGCGCCCGGCTCGGCCGGGAGCTGCACGCGGTGACCGCGTCGACCGGGCTCGGCCTGTCCGCGGTCACCCCGCCGGTGCTGCACCGGCTAGCCGGCGACCTGCTCGGGCACGAGCCCCGGCCGGAGGACGTGCCCCGGTTGCGGACCGCCGCCGAGAGCCGGGTCCGGGCGCTGCTGCCGGGCACCTCACCGGCCGTGCTGGAGACGCTGATCGACCGGATCTGCCGGGTTCCGGCGCCGCAGCAGGGTCACCGGCCGGCCGGGCATCCGGCGGACAACGCGGTGACCGCGAGCGTGCTGACCGGGGTGTTGCTGGCCCGGCTGGGCCGGGACGCGGAGGCGCTCGACCCGGACGCGCCGGAGCCGGTCCGCCCGCCCCGCGCCGAGGCCGGTGAGCAGCGCCGATGATGCCACGGGGTTGGACAACTGCGACGATGCCGGCGGGTCATGGCTGATTCCACCAAACAGCAGGTCATGGAGATCCGGGCCGGGCTGTCACACGCGCTCGGGGCCGCGGAGACCGCTCTCGCCCGCGCCCAGCGGGAGGCGGACGCGGCGCTCGCGCGCCTCGACCGGATCACCGCGGCGGCCGGCAGCCGGCGGCGCAAGCTGGCCGAGGCGCGGGACAAGCGGCTGCGGTCGATCACCGAGTGGCACGACACCGAGCTGAGCGCGTTGTCCGGGGCGGCGGCCGGGGCCGCTGACCGGGCGGCGCCGGGCGCGGCCGGCGAGCCGTGGCACTCGTTCGAGGCGACGCCGTTGCCGCGGGCCGCGGAGCTGCGGGTCGGGCGGTTGCTGCTGCCCACCGCGCCGGGTCCGGCCGATCAGCCGGCCGAGCCGGGGCGGCCCTGGCAGTGGGACGCCTCGTCGGCCCCGCCGGAGTCGCCGGAGGTGCCGGCGCTGGTGGAGCTGCTCGACCACGGGCACGTCGTGGTGCACGGCGACCGGAGACTCGGCGACGACGTGGTGGCCGGGCTGCTGCTGCGCGCGCTGGGCACCAGCGCGCCGGGCACCGTGCAGGTGATCGGCTACGACCCGGAGCACCTGGGGGGCGGGCTGGCCGGGTTCGCCGCGCTGGCCCCGGTCCGGGTGCTCACCTTCGTCCCGCCGAACGGGCTGGGCAGTCTCCTCGACGAGCTGGTCGAGCACGTCCGGCGGATCAACGAGACGGTCCTGGCCGGGGAGTTCTCGTCGCTGCGGGAGCTGCACGCGGCCACCAAGCGGCGGCCCGAGCCGTGGCGGGTGGCGGTGCTGCTCGGCGCCGGCGAGCTGAACCGGCACGAGCGCGTCCAGCTGGACCGGCTGCTGCGTACCGGCGCGGCCTGCGGCGTGCACCTGATCGTGCACGGGCTGGCCGTGGAGCCGGGTCCGGGGATCGAGTTCGTCACCGCGGCGCCCGGGGAGGAGGCGCGGATCGGCAGTGCCGGGGACCTTCCGGTCCGGCTGGATCCGGGCCCGCCGCCGGCGATCCTGACCGCCACCTGCCGGCAGATCGCCGAGGCGGTGGCCGCCGGCCCGGCCCCGGTGGCGCTGGACAGCCTGCTGCCGGATCCGGCGCAGGAGTGGCGGGAGAGTTCGGCGACCGGGTTGACCGCGCCGCTCGGCGACAGCCCGCAGGGCACCCGGGTGCAGGTGACGCTCAGCGACTACCCGCCGCACGCGCTGATCGCCGGCCCGTCCGGCACCGGCAAGACCAACCTGATCTATGCCTGGATGGGCGCCCTGGCCGCCCGCTACTCCCCCGCCGAGCTGGCGTTCTACCTGCTCGACTTCAAGGAGGGGGTGTCCTTCGCCCGGTTCGCGCCGGGCCGCCGGGACCAGAGCTGGTTGCCGCACGTCCGGCTGGTCGGGGTGAACGTGAACACCGACCGGGAGTTCGGCCTGGCCCTGCTCCGGTTCCTCGGGGCCGAGCTGCGCCGCCGGGCGGACGCGGCGAAGCAGCACGAGGTGACCAACCTGGCCGAGCTGCGCGCCGAGGACCCGACCGGGGTGTGGCCGCGGATCGTCGCGGTGGTCGACGAGTTCCAGGTGCTGCTGGCCGGCCGGGACGCGGTCACCACCGAGGCCGTCGACCTGCTCGAGGACCTGGCCCGGCGGGGCCGGTCGCAGGGCATCCATCTGATCCTGGCCAGCCAGGACATCTCCGGCATCGAGGCGCTGTGGGGCCGGCCGGCGCTGGTCGCCCAGTTCACCCTGCGGATCGCGCTGCCCCGGGCCCGCCGGGTGCTGGCCGAGCAGAACTCGGCGGCCGACTCGCTGCAGCGCTACCACGCGGTGGTCAACTCGGATTCCGGCGCGGCCGAGGCCAACCAGATCGTCCGGGTGCCGGCTGCCGGTGACCGGGAGCAGTGGAGCGCGTTGCAGCATCGGCTGTGGCGCAAGTTGCCGCCCGGCGAGCTGCCGCCCCGGCTGTTCGACGGTGACGTGCAGCCCAAGCTGGAGAACAGCCCGGACTTCCGGGCGCTGGTGGCGGAGGACTCGCCGGCCCCGGTGGCGCTGCTCGGCGAGACGATCGACGTGATGTCCCGGTCGGCGCGGACCGTGCTGCGCCGCGCGCCGGGGCGCAACCTGGCGGTGCTCGGCACCCGGGTGGAGGAGGCGTGCGCGGTGCTGGCCACCGCCGGCCGGTCGCTCGCGGCGCAGTTCCAGCGGGACGGGGCGCGGTTCTCGATCGCCTGCTTCGATCAGGACGCCCAGTCGTACGCCGAAGCTCTGCACGCCCGGATCCCGGACTGCGGCTGGTACGACGCGTCGAACGTCGACTGGCTGCTGGAGGACGCCGCCGCCGAGTCGACCGCGGCCTGGCCCGCCGACCGCCCGCATTTCCTCCTGCTCTACGCGGCGGACGCGCTGCCCGGCGGCAAGGCGGCGCTGGACCAGCTGCGGACGGTGCTGCGCCAGGGCCCGGAGCGGCGGCTGCACGTGCTGGGCTGGTGGCGCGGGGCCGGGCTGCTGCGGGACACGCTCGGCGGGCAGGGTTCCCGGACCGACCCGATCGGCGCCTGGGTGGCGCTCGACGTGCACGGCAGCGAGCTGGCGCCGTACTATCCCGGGGCCGGCGCGCCGAACTGGTACCCGCGGCCGTGGCGGGCGCTGCATTTCGACCGCTCGGTGCACCGCGGCGCCGAGGTGATGATCCCCTACGGTGCCTCATGAGCGAACTGCAACCGGCCGACTTCGAGCGGGCCGACTACCGGACCGTCCTGCGCCGGCTGACCACGCTCGACCAGCGGGCCGCCGACCTGCGAGCCGAGGCGGTCGAGTGGCACGCCGAGCAGCGGGCGGCCGCCGACGAGCAGGTGGCGGCCGCCGAGGAGCAGGCCCGCGCGGCCCAGCGGGCGGTCCGCGCGGCGCAGCGTGACCTGGAGGAGGTCGACGCGCGGGCGGCCGGCCTGTGGGCGGAGTACGTGCACCGGGTCGGCCCGGTCGCCGAGCGGTTCGGCAAGCTGCCGCCGGCCAGCATCCCCCGGCAGCGGTCCGAGCTGGAGGCCGAGGACTACCTGGCCGAGGTGGAGAAAAAGGTGAAGTGGACGCCGCCGGCCCGGCCGATCACCTTCGGCGTCAAGGTGCTCTTCTGGATCTTCGGGCTGGCCGGGGGCATCGTCGGCGCCCTGCTGAACCAGGTGCTGCGGGACACCGGGGCGGTCTCCACCGGCGACTGGCACCAGGCGGCGCCGGTGGTGGCGCTGCTGGTGCTGCTGGCCTGCCCGGTGCTCGCCGTGGTCGGCGCGAAACTGGTGGCCGACCGGCGCAAGGTCGGCCTGGACACCGCGACCGTGGTCACCATCCTGGTGACCGGTCTGGTCACGGCGATGCTGCTGTTCACCGCCACGCAGTACGCGTCGGGCGGCCGCTAGCGGGGTTTGGCCAGGCTGCGGCGGCGCTCGGCCTCCTCGACCAGGCCGGGCGGCACGTCCAGGTGGTCACCGGCGCCGTGCGCCTCGTCGTACTCCAGGTCGCCGCCGGATTCCCACTCGGGGCCGGCCTGCTCGCCCGGCGGGGCCAGGCGGGTGTCCGGCTCGTCGTTCGCGTCGGTCATGTCTTCGTTCTACCCCTGCCCCGGGCACAAAACCAGCGTTCCTGGGTATCCGGACAGAGTGCTGTGGATAGGAACGTCCGGATGGCAGTACAAGGACTGGCGTGGTGGCCTCTACCCGGAGAAGCTGCCGCAGCGGCTCTGGCTGGAGCACTACGCGGGCCGGTACGCCACCGTCGAGGTGAACAACGCGTTCTACCGGTTGCCCGAACGCACGACCTTCGAGCAGTGGCGGCAGCGTACCCCGGAGGGTTTCGTCGTGGCGGTGAAGATGAGCCGCTACCTGACCCACATCAAGCGGCTGCGCGAGCCGGCCGAGCCGGTGGCCCGGTTCCTGGACCGGGCGGCCGGGCTGGGCGACAAGCTCGGCCCGGTGCTGCTGCAGCTGCCGCCGAACCTTCGGGCTGACCTGGGCGCGCTGGACGAGACGCTGAGCCTGTTCCCCGGCGAGGTGCGGGTGGCGGTGGAGCCGCGGCATCCCAGCTGGTTCACGGCGGACTGCGAGAAGCTGCTGCGCCGCCACGGTGCGGCGCTGTGCTGGGCGGACCGGAAGGGCCGGCCGGTCACCCCGCTGTGGCGGACCGCCGATTTCGGCTATCTGCGGTTCCACGAGGGCGCTGCCCAGCCGTGGCCGCGTTACGGGCGGTCGGCGCTGCGGTCCTGGCTGGACCGGCTGGGCCCGGACGGTTACGTCTACTTCAACAACGACCCGGGCGGGGCCGCGGTGATCGACGCGGACGCCTTCATCCGGCTGGCCGAACGCCGCGGGACGGCGGTCAGTCATCCCCCAGCAGTTCCATGAAGGTTGAAGCATTCCGCTGCGCATAATCGGAGTAGCAATTGTTCATCAACACATGTGTGGTCTTGGCCTCATCGGCGAGCGTGCGCAGTTTCGGCACCCACTCTGCAAGTTCCTCGGTGGAATAGCGATAGAGGAACTTCTCGTGGATGTCGTGACTCGTCCACTTGTCGCTATGCCCGTGGAAACGCACCACTGCCAGATCGGCGGTCGCGGTCACCACCGGCGGCACCGACGACTTGTGCCCCTGCGGCATGTCGACCGCGACGAACGGCAGCCGGTGGTTGCGCAGGAAGTCGAGCGTCTCGTCCTGGTTGCCACCGTCGAACCAGGAGGCGTTGCGGAACTCGAAGACCGGCCGCAGCGGCTTGCACCGGGCGGCCACCTCCAGCAGGTACTCCTTGTTGGACTTGCGGATGCCGAACCAGGGCGGGAACTGGAAGAGCAGCGCCCCGAGCTTACCGGCCTCGGCGAGCGGGTCCAGCGCGGTCAGGAACCGGCTCCAGACCTCCTCGTACGTCTGCGGCGGCAGATCCTGCGGGTAGACGTTCTTCTTCGTGGTCTCCGGCCGCAGGTCCTTGTAGAGCGCGGACACCTTGGTCGGATGCCCGGTCAACAGGCTGAACGCCTTGATGTTGAAGGTGAAGTCGTCCGGCGTGCGCTGCGCCCACAACCTCGTGGTCTGCTCGTTGGGCGGGCCGTAGTAGGTGGCGTCCACCTCGACCAGCGGGAACTGCCGGGCGTAGTACGCCAGGCGTTTCTCCGGGTTGTCCGCGGTCGACGGGTACCACCCCGACGCGATCAGCGTCTTGTCGGTCCAGCCACAGGTCCCGATCCGGATGTTCGCCATGGGTTACCGGTGCCCGCCACCGCCCGCACGGAAACGGGCACCGGAAACGGCTCAGCTCGCCCGGCGCTCCCGGACCTGCTTGCAGTTCACACACGTGGTGGCCGATGGGAACACCTCGAGCCGCTCCACCGGGATCGGGTTGGAGCACCCCTCACAGTTCCCGTACGTCCCGTCCTCGAGGCGCTGCATCGCGTACTCCGCCTGGGTGCGACGGTCGAGGAGGGTGCGCAGCAGCGACCCGGCGGCGTCCCGCTCCGCCGTCTTGGACCCGCTGTCGGCCTGGTCGTCGCCGGCCGAGTCGCCGATCTCGACCAGCCGCAGCCGGTGGCTCTGGGCGACCGCCTCTTCATACTCCGCGTCGAGCTCCTCGAACCTGGTCCGCAGGAGCACCCGGATCTGCTCGAGCTCCTCGGTCGAGCGTCCCTTCGCCGCGCTGGCGCCCTTACCGGCTACAACAGCACCGTTGACGAGCATGTAGTCCCCCTGCCCTTCCCTAAGCCCCAGCCGGTGGGCGACTGGCTCAGCCTGTGGAGCCGCCTGATACCCACCGCCGGGGGTCCCAAACCGGGGCCCCCGCGAAAAAGTAACCGGAGCATAACTGTCAGTGGTCAGTTCCGCCA contains:
- a CDS encoding FtsK/SpoIIIE domain-containing protein, with the protein product MADSTKQQVMEIRAGLSHALGAAETALARAQREADAALARLDRITAAAGSRRRKLAEARDKRLRSITEWHDTELSALSGAAAGAADRAAPGAAGEPWHSFEATPLPRAAELRVGRLLLPTAPGPADQPAEPGRPWQWDASSAPPESPEVPALVELLDHGHVVVHGDRRLGDDVVAGLLLRALGTSAPGTVQVIGYDPEHLGGGLAGFAALAPVRVLTFVPPNGLGSLLDELVEHVRRINETVLAGEFSSLRELHAATKRRPEPWRVAVLLGAGELNRHERVQLDRLLRTGAACGVHLIVHGLAVEPGPGIEFVTAAPGEEARIGSAGDLPVRLDPGPPPAILTATCRQIAEAVAAGPAPVALDSLLPDPAQEWRESSATGLTAPLGDSPQGTRVQVTLSDYPPHALIAGPSGTGKTNLIYAWMGALAARYSPAELAFYLLDFKEGVSFARFAPGRRDQSWLPHVRLVGVNVNTDREFGLALLRFLGAELRRRADAAKQHEVTNLAELRAEDPTGVWPRIVAVVDEFQVLLAGRDAVTTEAVDLLEDLARRGRSQGIHLILASQDISGIEALWGRPALVAQFTLRIALPRARRVLAEQNSAADSLQRYHAVVNSDSGAAEANQIVRVPAAGDREQWSALQHRLWRKLPPGELPPRLFDGDVQPKLENSPDFRALVAEDSPAPVALLGETIDVMSRSARTVLRRAPGRNLAVLGTRVEEACAVLATAGRSLAAQFQRDGARFSIACFDQDAQSYAEALHARIPDCGWYDASNVDWLLEDAAAESTAAWPADRPHFLLLYAADALPGGKAALDQLRTVLRQGPERRLHVLGWWRGAGLLRDTLGGQGSRTDPIGAWVALDVHGSELAPYYPGAGAPNWYPRPWRALHFDRSVHRGAEVMIPYGAS
- a CDS encoding DUF72 domain-containing protein; translation: MLWIGTSGWQYKDWRGGLYPEKLPQRLWLEHYAGRYATVEVNNAFYRLPERTTFEQWRQRTPEGFVVAVKMSRYLTHIKRLREPAEPVARFLDRAAGLGDKLGPVLLQLPPNLRADLGALDETLSLFPGEVRVAVEPRHPSWFTADCEKLLRRHGAALCWADRKGRPVTPLWRTADFGYLRFHEGAAQPWPRYGRSALRSWLDRLGPDGYVYFNNDPGGAAVIDADAFIRLAERRGTAVSHPPAVP
- a CDS encoding DUF72 domain-containing protein, coding for MANIRIGTCGWTDKTLIASGWYPSTADNPEKRLAYYARQFPLVEVDATYYGPPNEQTTRLWAQRTPDDFTFNIKAFSLLTGHPTKVSALYKDLRPETTKKNVYPQDLPPQTYEEVWSRFLTALDPLAEAGKLGALLFQFPPWFGIRKSNKEYLLEVAARCKPLRPVFEFRNASWFDGGNQDETLDFLRNHRLPFVAVDMPQGHKSSVPPVVTATADLAVVRFHGHSDKWTSHDIHEKFLYRYSTEELAEWVPKLRTLADEAKTTHVLMNNCYSDYAQRNASTFMELLGDD
- a CDS encoding TraR/DksA family transcriptional regulator, whose protein sequence is MLVNGAVVAGKGASAAKGRSTEELEQIRVLLRTRFEELDAEYEEAVAQSHRLRLVEIGDSAGDDQADSGSKTAERDAAGSLLRTLLDRRTQAEYAMQRLEDGTYGNCEGCSNPIPVERLEVFPSATTCVNCKQVRERRAS